In a genomic window of Phragmites australis chromosome 14, lpPhrAust1.1, whole genome shotgun sequence:
- the LOC133890940 gene encoding peroxisome biogenesis factor 10-like, translating to MRAGAAATGDAGPSSRAGAGGGAPARPRRFPGAAQPEIMRAAEKDDGYAAHVTEACRDAFRHLFGTRVAVAYQSEIKLLGQSLYYLLTTGSGQQTLGEEYCDISQIATSHGLPPTPAKRILFILYQTTVPYLAERISSRIVARGIAVNESQFDDHPESDNSSSGTTQSATNRDIPSRSLSFSSLSRLIGRVHALWLWVLQKWPTMLPFAHDFIQLAIRTNLMFFYFEGLYYHLPKRAAGIRYVFIGKPMNQRPRYQILGIFLLVQLCILGAERLRRSNLSSIASSINQISSGSYPSSRGQGVPVLNEDGNIISDTRHGKAADMTSSSEASSGKSKCTLCLSTRQNPTATTCGHVFCWNCIMEWCNEKPECPLCRTPITHSSLICIYHSDF from the exons ATGCGAgcaggcgccgccgccaccggcgatgcgggtcccagctcccgcgccggcgccgggggcGGTGCGCCGGCGCGGCCACGGAGGTTCCCCGGGGCGGCGCAGCCGGAGATCATGCGGGCGGCGGAGAAGGACGACGGCTACGCCGCCCACGTCACCGAGGCCTGCCGCGACGCCTTCCGCCACCTCTTCG GTACCAGGGTTGCTGTTGCTTACCAGAGCGAG ATAAAACTGCTTGGGCAGTCCCTTTATTACCTGCTAACAACTGGTTCAGGCCAGCAAACACTTGGAGAAGAATACTGTGATATATCTCAG ATTGCAACCTCACATGGACTGCCACCTACGCCTGCCAAGCGGATCCTGTTCATCTTGTACCAAACTACTGTGCCATATCTTGCTGAACGAATCAG CTCCAGAATTGTTGCCCGTGGTATTGCCGTCAATGAATCTCAGTTTGACGATCATCCTGAAAGTGATAATTCTAGTAGTGGCACTACACAATCCGCCACTAATAGGGATATTCCTTCAAGAAGCTtaagtttttcttctttgtcAAGGTTGATAGGCCGAGTTCATGCCTTGTGGCTATGGGTTCTTCAGAAATGGCCCACG ATGCTGCCGTTTGCTCATGATTTTATACAGTTGGCTATCCGGACAAACTTGATGTTCTTCTATTTTGAAG GATTGTATTATCATTTGCCAAAGCGAGCAGCTGGTATTCGTTATGTATTCATTGGGAAGCCAATGAATCAGAGGCCCAG GTATCAGATATTGGGtatttttctattagttcaGTTGTGTATTCTTGGTGCTGAAAGACTCCGAAGAAGTAATTTATCATCGATAGCTAGTTCCATTAACCAAATATCATCTGGAAGCTATCCTTCATCTAGAG GTCAAGGTGTCCCTGTTCTAAATGAAGATGGAAATATCATCAGTGACACCCGCCATGGTAAAGCTGCAGATATGACTTCTAGTTCTGAG GCTTCCAGTGGCAAGAGCAAGTGCACCCTCTGTCTCAGTACCCGTCAAAATCCTACTGCCACTACCTGTGGACATGTCTTCTGCTG GAATTGCATAATGGAGTGGTGCAATGAGAAGCCTGAGTGCCCGCTATGCAGAACTCCAATTACTCATTCGAGTTTGATTTGTATATATCATTCAGATTTCTAG
- the LOC133890132 gene encoding protein VACUOLELESS GAMETOPHYTES-like: protein MAPATASNFFHPQHSVVSYNYDDGSSTYNCAACKRIVTGTGYRCDECDFNIHEACFSLPRSISFDQHPEHKLTLTRLTASRSCEVCKDTSHEGRYLYRCVPCSFHVHPRCIPALDDGAQHQQPSPPPPQGWGQNVAHTALKWGIKASLYGANVATGGVLSPVVDVLQTAADAL from the coding sequence atggCCCCTGCTACTGCTAGCAACTTCTTCCACCCACAGCACTCGGTTGTAAGCTACAATTACGACGACGGGTCGTCGACCTACAACTGCGCCGCGTGCAAGCGCATAGTCACCGGCACCGGCTACCGCTGCGACGAGTGCGACTTCAACATCCACGAGGCGTGCTTCAGCCTCCCGCGGTCCATCTCCTTCGACCAGCACCCCGAGCACAAGCTCACTCTCACCCGCCTGACCGCCAGCCGCTCCTGCGAGGTCTGCAAGGACACCTCCCACGAGGGGCGCTACCTTTACCGCTGCGTGCCGTGCAGCTTCCACGTGCACCCGCGGTGCATACCGGCGCTGGATGATGGGGCCCAGCACCAgcagccgtcgccgccgccgccgcagggtTGGGGACAGAATGTGGCCCACACCGCTCTCAAGTGGGGCATCAAGGCCAGCCTCTATGGCGCCAACGTGGCGACCGGCGGGGTCCTGTCGCCAGTAGTCGACGTCTTACAAACGGCGGCTGATGCTCTCTAG
- the LOC133890941 gene encoding stress-response A/B barrel domain-containing protein UP3-like, protein MICLKALSSPLHLPTLRRLNPSSSALRVAAMSSAAASPAIADPIEHIVLIKVRPEAAASGADAAMVSSLQALSTLVPGLAYIHAGPVLRLRSPAAEALGPTHLLHSRYATKQDLASYAVHPAHVAAVQGHVLPSALDATAVDWVNAAPLPSPVSPGAAVRLTLAKVKEGVEVGKLVEEVGTATKAAGEARGAKVSFGENFSPARAKGYQFGMVAVFNSVEELDAVEGDGKVEEAKAAVRPLLDEVMVLDFVVGPPA, encoded by the coding sequence ATGATTTGCCTCAAAGCCCTCTCATCCCCTCTCCACCTCCCGACGCTCCGCCGCCTCaacccctcctcctccgccctcCGCGTCGCCGCCatgtcctccgccgccgcgtccccCGCCATCGCGGACCCGATCGAGCACATCGTGCTCATCAAGGTCCGTCCGGAGGCCGCGGCCTCGGGCGCCGACGCGGCGATGGTCTCCTCGCTGCAGGCGCTCTCCACGCTAGTCCCTGGCCTGGCCTACATCCACGCGGGCCCCGTGCTGCGGCTCCGCTCCCCCGCCGCGGAGGCGCTGGGCCCGACCCACCTCCTCCACTCCCGCTACGCCACCAAGCAGGACCTTGCGTCCTACGCGGTGCACCCAGCCCACGTCGCCGCCGTGCAGGGGCACGTGCTGCCCAGCGCGCTCGACGCCACCGCCGTCGACTGGGTCAACGCGGCGCCGCTCCCGTCCCCCGTGTCCCCCGGCGCCGCCGTGCGGCTCACGCTCGCCAAGGTCAAGGAAGGGGTGGAGGTCGGGAAGCTCGTGGAGGAGGTGGGCACGGCGACGAAGGCGGCAGGGGAGGCCAGGGGCGCCAAGGTGAGCTTCGGGGAGAACTTCTCCCCCGCGCGGGCCAAGGGGTACCAATTCGGGATGGTGGCGGTGTTCAACAGCGTGGAGGAGCTGGACGCGGTGGagggggacgggaaggtcgagGAGGCCAAGGCAGCGGTCAGGCCGCTGCTCGACGAGGTGATGGTGCTGGACTTCGTTGTCGGGCCTCCTGCGTAG